A genomic region of Brassica napus cultivar Da-Ae unplaced genomic scaffold, Da-Ae ScsIHWf_627;HRSCAF=923, whole genome shotgun sequence contains the following coding sequences:
- the LOC125604808 gene encoding uncharacterized protein LOC125604808 yields the protein MSSVQHSPLSPLFCPFHRLHCLFDPYNELTIINISCYLPNVEGHHLYPLYWCNNKESGDESLCHACTFKGIGTTYYFCHECEVSFHKECVESPPLIKSIYHSKHPLQLVQDESAGIYCSHCESRSSYQDAKLYYYCFTCKFSLHPVCATTPSFLNFPKRHEHDLNFFPRKADLTCDVCGVVDSKPLIYVCLQCDFVVHKNCIYLPFVIRISRHDHRLSFAYSISRILSCGVCRQKVDENYGSYSCTKDCSYTVHSRCATREDVWDGKELEEEPEEDYENLNSFEVRCQACILPVYGGGVYRCMKSNCDFVLHEACANLPRTKQHIAHPNPFILQVSDTKNIFLCEYCQRCLYGFRYVCSKGDESISIDVRCAAISEPFVQQCHPHPLFLSNELGKSRPCSICENEKVQTLNCIECIFFLCFYCATLPYKVRYEHDEHFLTLSYKENESLNWCEICEEIMDSTIWLYTCHECGTVFHIPCLLGKCPPYVKPAQNLSFNGTKCNIVPNNRLTRLICYDCDGRCQDKLMLEFYDEDGRNLFCYRHWEVADLSA from the exons ATGAGTTCGGTCCAGCATTCTCCACTTTCTCCCCTCTTTTGCCCTTTCCATCGATTACACTGCCTTTTCGATCCTTATAATGAGCTCACGATAATCAACATTTCTTGTTATCTTCCAAATGTCGAAGGCCACCACCTTTACCCACTTTATTGGTGCaataacaaagaatcaggagATGAGTCTTTGTGTCATGCTTGTACATTTAAAGGAATTGGTACAACCTATTACTTTTGCCACGAATGTGAGGTATCATTCCACAAAGAATGTGTCGAGTCTCCCCCTCTAATCAAATCTATTTATCACTCTAAACACCCTCTCCAACTAGTTCAAGATGAATCTGCAGGTATATATTGTTCTCATTGTGAAAGTCGTTCTAGCTATCAAGACGCAAAGTTATATTATTACTGTTTTACTTGTAAGTTTAGTTTGCATCCTGTTTGCGCGACAACACCCTCGTTCCTTAACTTTCCAAAAAGGCATGAGCATGACCTCAACTTCTTTCCGAGAAAAGCTGATTTGACATGTGACGTTTGTGGGGTTGTTGATAGCAAACCTCTCATTTACGTGTGTCTTCAATGTGATTTTGTTGTCCATAAAAATTGTATTTACTTACCATTTGTCATAAGAATATCCCGTCATGACCACCGTCTTTCTTTTGCATATTCTATCTCTAGAATATTGTCTTGTGGAGTTTGTCGTCAAAAAGTTGACGAAAACTATGGAAGTTATTCTTGCACGAAAGATTGCAGTTACACAGTGCATTCCAGGTGTGCAACTCGGGAAGATGTGTGGGATGGAAAAGAACTTGAGGAAGAACCGGAAGAAGACTATGAAAATTTGAATTCTTTTGAAGTG cGATGTCAAGCATGCATACTTCCAGTCTATGGTGGTGGCGTTTACAGATGTATGAAATCCAACTGTGATTTTGTACTCCATGAAGCATGTGCAAATCTTCCCCGGACAAAACAACATATAGCACATCCCAATCCTTTTATTCTACAAGTGAGTGacaccaaaaatattttcttgtgtGAATATTGTCAGCGTTGTTTGTATGGTTTCAGATATGTGTGTAGCAAAGGAGATGAGTCTATAAGTATAGACGTGCGATGTGCTGCAATATCTGAGCCATTTGTCCAGCAATGCCACCCACATCCCTTGTTCTTAAGCAATGAACTTGGAAAATCTAGACCATGTTCAATCTGCGAAAACGAGAAAGTTCAAACTTTGAATTGTATTGAATGCATCTTCTTTTTGTGCTTCTATTGTGCTACACTCCCTTATAAAGTGAGATATGAGCATGATGAGCATTTCCTCACCCTTTCTTACAAAGAGAATGAAAGTCTCAATTGGTGTGAGATTTGTGAGGAAATTATGGATTCAACCATATGGCTTTATACATGTCATGAATGTGGGACCGTTTTCCATATCCCATGTTTACTAGGAAAATGTCCACCTTATGTCAAGCCTGCTCAAAATCTCTCGTTTAATGGTACAAAATGTAATATAGTCCCGAACAATCGTCTCACTCGACTCATCTGCTATGACTGCGACGGGCGTTGCCAAGATAAACTAATGCTCGAATTTTATGATGAGGATGGAAGAAATCTATTTTGTTATCGTCACTGGGAAGTGGCCGATTTAAGTGCATGA
- the BNAA02G34330D gene encoding uncharacterized protein BNAA02G34330D, whose amino-acid sequence MNLSKTLFLRLVAHHPPRPQHRPISSSQLAPRRAHHQEEESRGVKVSVWWDFENCHLPSGANVFRVAQSITAAVRINGIKGPITITAFGDVLQLSRTNQEALSATGINLAHVPQGGKNSTDRALITDLMCWVAQNPPPAHLFLISSDRDFSTVLHKLRMSNYNILLAGYEERSLGVLCSAASIMWDWKALVRGNNLTGKCFNQPPDGPYSSWYGHYKTPLLDPFAASTKQEELQESSLDTNHVPEEVVREIGLVLSLYPKGVAITELREQLKKRNVPLGEEFYGYKRFSRFLLSMPEILEVVPKGEGVFLVHACKNVEEMPHKVKQNVEDVKKESESQESSQESESQELGLEHLQEKKQEGVVGEGKVADDEDLESQTASSTSSESAKEVRADTEASKSQGILRHLLKRFNLFCGGNKELSNEPAGGDVVDDVFAQDSFWKDVESFINSPRGFVLVSHSPSREALAKNLKEEGHSSLKQLDLSKTLDLVSLLISDKKWIKESPSEALPFRVTRFTSCPSNPHASSVLRSMFVSLSKSQPEEAESKNNGVSERSRSEVIADCHKLIKKIIEESPGGYNMSNFKKDFLDEFKYRLDYQSLGYPKLQALIQMMPEARIESGYIVPSSTQAPYASDSLLDKEVGSVSRKKEKGDETEREVLKILGCWDSVEDEEKTCGGFGKDKLVDGILTSLREKPSCESRVQ is encoded by the exons ATGAACCTTTCCAAAACCCTTTTCCTCCGCCTCGTCGCTCACCACCCGCCGCGTCCTCAGCATCGGCCGATCTCCTCCTCTCAGCTCGCTCCGAGGCGTGCTCACCACCAGGAGGAAGAGTCTAGGGGAGTTAAGGTTTCGGTGTGGTGGGACTTCGAGAACTGCCACTTGCCCAGTGGCGCTAACGTCTTCAGAGTGGCGCAGTCCATCACAGCCGCCGTTAGAATTAACGGGATCAAAGGACCAATCACGATCACCGCCTTCGGAGACGTGTTGCAGCTGTCGAGAACTAATCAGGAAGCTCTCTCCGCGACGGGAATCAACCTCGCTCATGTCCCTCAAG GTGGGAAGAACAGTACAGATAGAGCTCTCATTACTGATCTAATGTGCTGGGTTGCTCAGAACCCACCTCCTGCTCACCTCTTCCTCATCTCCAGCGACAGAGACTTCTCCACCGTCTTACACAAGCTCAGGATGAGCAACTACAACATCTTGCTCGCTGGCTACGAAGAAAGATCGCTTGGCGTGTTGTGCAGCGCCGCTTCCATCATGTGGGACTGGAAAGCTTTAGTTAGAGGAAACAACTTAACCGGTAAATGCTTTAACCAGCCGCCTGATGGTCCTTATAGCTCTTGGTATGGTCACTATAAAACTCCTCTCCTTGACCCGTTCGCCGCATCGACCAAGCAAGAGGAGTTGCAGGAATCTAGTTTAGATACTAATCATGTACCAGAAGAAGTTGTTAGGGAGATTGGTTTGGTGTTGAGTTTGTATCCTAAGGGAGTGGCTATTACTGAACTGCGTGAGCAGCTGAAGAAGAGGAATGTACCGTTGGGTGAAGAGTTTTATGGATATAAGAGGTTTTCGAGGTTTCTGTTGTCTATGCCGGAGATCTTGGAGGTTGTTCCAAAGGGAGAAGGCGTGTTTCTTGTTCATGCTTGTAAGAATGTGGAGGAGATGCCTCATAAGGTGAAACAGAATGTTGAAGATGTCAAAAAGGAATCTGAATCACAAGAGAGTTCTCAAGAATCTGAATCACAAGAGTTAGGACTAGAGCATCTCCAAGAAAAGAAACAGGAAGGTGTTGTTGGTGAAGGGAAAGTGGCGGATGATGAGGACTTAGAATCTCAAACTGCATCTTCCACTTCTAGTGAATCTGCTAAGGAGGTGAGAGCAGACACTGAAGCAAGCAAGAGTCAAGGGATTTTAAGGCATCTTCTGAAGAGATTCAACTTGTTTTGTGGAGGAAACAAAGAGCTTAGCAATGAACCAGCAGGTGGAGATGTAGTAGATGACGTTTTTGCACAAGATTCTTTTTGGAAAGATGTTGAGTCTTTCATTAACTCTCCAAGAGGATTCGTCCTTGTTTCTCACTCACCATCAAg AGAAGCGTTGGCTAAGAACCTTAAGGAGGAAGGACATTCATCTCTCAAGCAGCTGGATCTGTCGAAAACGCTTGATTTAGTATCTCTGTTGATATCAGATAAGAAATGGATCAAGGAGAGTCCTTCTGAAGCTCTACCTTTCAGAGTAACTCGGTTCACCTCTTGTCCTAGCAATCCTCATGCCTCTAGTGTATTGAGATCCATGTTTGTGAGTTTGTCAAAGTCTCAGCCGGAAGAAGCAGAGTCCAAGAACAATGGTGTAAGCGAGAGATCAAGAAGCGAGGTGATTGCGGATTGTCATAAGCTGATAAAGAAGATAATAGAGGAAAGCCCCGGAGGCTACAACATGAGCAACTTCAAGAAAGACTTCTTGGATGAGTTCAAGTACCGTTTGGATTATCAGAGCCTCGGTTATCCGAAGCTGCAGGCGTTGATACAGATGATGCCTGAGGCGAGGATTGAATCAGGTTACATCGTTCCTTCATCAACACAGGCTCCGTATGCATCTGACTCATTATTAGACAAAGAAGTTGGTTCAGTTTCCAGAAAGAAGGAGAAAGGGGATGAAACAGAGAGGGAAGTACTTAAAATCCTAGGTTGTTGGGACAGTGTTGAAGATGAGGAGAAGACTTGTGGTGGGTTTGGTAAAGATAAGCTTGTTGATGGAATATTGACAAGCTTGCGAGAGAAACCATCTTGTGAGTCTAGAGTTCAATAA
- the LOC125604812 gene encoding periaxin-like, with amino-acid sequence MGNCAIKPKVLKDSDEDLVPVERDTTVHNKDSGEKSKNNAPNAADEEAAAARRSEKGKEILIEDDAEDGNSKRQSLSLLFHEDKAIVKELTGHSPAKPVINNNKGDVSSEVSKLDDVSAPATSNVKDPETFDVQTRDDLHVKIPNESKVKTPETPKAKEAEEKEVNYSENWEVKFPEESEDMKKSEAVKVVEESKPPQVSKVSAPILSGVKVTKEKDVPEVLEDKSVSNVSEVHAPTELSEVKVTKEPEVHEVLEDKNVSKAYEVDAPPKLSEVKGTKESDVPKVLEDNNVSKDSEVPTPPELSEIKVTKESDVHEVLEDKNVPEVSKCKTDEVKAAESELLKVAEVQSSKDLEIKVPKVFEMKTPETSNVKVGSDVKTKVGFEVKTNQEASEVKTTKEKEVPEFLDAQKKIDRSEAQILEDIKLSEENMAVTGKAEEGEKGLSFEKKVKGITMSDLDNK; translated from the exons ATGGGAAACTGCGCCATCAAGCCAAAGGTTCTAAAAGATTCCGACGAGGATCTCGTCCCGGTTGAGCGAGACACGACGGTTCACAACAAGGATTCGGGTGAAAAGAGCAAGAACAATGCTCCTAACGCGGCGGATGAAGAAGCGGCTGCGGCACGGCGGAGCGAGAAAGGAAAAGAGATTCTGATTGAAGATGATGCGGAGGATGGAAACAGCAAACGccagtctctcagtctcttgtTTCATGAG GACAAGGCAATAGTTAAAGAACTAACGGGTCATTCTCCGGCAAAACCAGTGATTAACAACAACAAAGGTGATGTTTCTTCAGAGGTTTCAAAGCTTGATGATGTTTCTGCCCCGGCGACTTCTAATGTAAAAGATCCAGAAACCTTTGATGTTCAGACACGAGATGACCTTCACGTTAAGATTCCAAATGAATCAAAGGTCAAGACTCCTGAGACGCCTAAAGCTAAAGAAGCTGAAGAGAAAGAAGTTAATTATTCAGAGAATTgggaagttaagtttcctgaggAATCAGAAGatatgaaaaaatctgaagCTGTCAAGGTTGTAGAAGAGTCGAAACCTCCACAAGTTTCTAAAGTTTCTGCTCCTATATTATCTGGAGTGAAGGTTACAAAAGAGAAAGATGTCCCTGAGGTCTTGGAGGATAAGAGTGTTTCAAATGTTAGTGAGGTTCATGCTCCTACTGAATTGTCTGAAGTGAAGGTTACTAAAGAGCCAGAGGTTCATGAGGTCTTGGAGGATAAGAATGTTTCAAAAGCTTATGAAGTTGATGCTCCTCCTAAATTGTCTGAAGTGAAGGGTACAAAAGAGTCAGATGTTCCTAAGGTTTTAGAGGATAACAATGTTTCAAAAGATTCTGAGGTTCCTACTCCTCCTGAACTATCTGAAATAAAGGTTACAAAAGAGTCAGATGTTCATGAGGTCTTGGAGGATAAAAATGTTCCAGAGGTTTCTAAATGCAAGACTGATGAAGTTAAAGCCGCAGAGTCAGAACTTCTAAAAGTGGCAGAGGTTCAATCATCTAAAGATTTAGAGATTAAAGTTCCAAAAGTTTTTGAAATGAAGACTCCTGAGACATCGAACGTTAAGGTTGGATCAGATGTGAAGACTAAGGTTggatttgaagtcaagactaaTCAAGAAGCATCTGAAGTAAagacaacaaaagaaaaagaggttCCAGAGTTTCTAGACGCACAAAAGAAGATTGATAGATCTGAAGCACAGATTCTTGAGGACATTAAACTCTCGGAAGAGAATATGGCTGTGACGGGTAAAGCAGAGGAAGGAGAAAAAGGTTTGTCTTTTGAGAAGAAAGTCAAAGGGATTACAATGTCTGACTTAGATAACAAATGA
- the LOC125604810 gene encoding mediator-associated protein 2-like: MALDYKPPEEFVVNSLQPLADFDVTGSTELWLIQCPMSHVPEIEGKELKVKLGEDGVLGRFEDSSGKEVELVSFASQEGDATVIIPCENESKIVGKISRRVSLVRFPEPEELLETFKTQQKALRAVTSSSVRNSNPAMSSRRKSGQSSLRHSGREKSFFSGFTETPKSSKRKHSEPSASKHGSGSSDRSGKSKKKVKTEK, encoded by the exons ATGGCGTTGGATTACAAACCTCCAGAAGAGTTCGTAGTCAACAGCTTACAGCCCCTCGCTGACTTCGACGTGACGGGATCCACGGAGCTCTGGCTCATCCAGTGCCCTATGAGCCAC GTTCCGGAGATCGAAGGGAAGGAGCTCAAGGTTAAGCTTGGTGAAGATGGAGTCTTGGGACGTTTCGAGGATTCTTCtg gTAAAGAGGTTGAACTTGTTAGCTTTGCTTCTCAAGAAGGTGATGCAACTGTGATTATACCTTGTGAGAACGAATCAAAGATCG TTGGGAAGATTTCGAGGCGAGTTTCGTTGGTTCGGTTTCCTGAACCGGAAGAGCTGCTTGAGACATTTAAAACTCAGCAGAAGGCTTTGAGAGCTGTGACGAGTTCCTCTGTTAGAAACTCTAATCCAGCTATGAGTAGCAGGCGTAAAAGCGGACAGTCTTCTCTTCGACATAGCGGCAGAGAGAAGAGCTTTTTCTCTGGCTTCACTGAGACTCCCAAGTCTTCTAAAAGAAAGCATTCGGAGCCTTCTGCGAGCAAACATGGTTCAGGCTCTTCGGATCGGTCGGGTAAGTCTAAGAAGAAGGTGAAGACTGAGAAGTAG